GCGCCAGCGGGCTGTAGGCAATGACCCGGATGCCGCGCTCGCCGCACAGCTCGCGCACCTCTGCGGCCATGGGGCCGTTCGATAGCAGCGAGTACTGGATCTGCAGCGTCGCGACGGGGGCACCGCACTCGGCCAGCTTGCGATGCGCCCGCTGCAGGCCCCTCGGGCCGTAGTTGGAGAGGCCCACGGCAGCGGCCATCCCGTGCTGGTAGCAGTCGGCCAACCCGCGCAGCAGCGGTCCTTCCTGCCAGGGGGCGTACTGAGCCGGCGACCAATGCAGCTGCACCAGATCCAGTTTGTGGCCCAAACGCGCCGCTGAGGCCCCACCGGCCCGGAGCAGCGCGCGCCGCGTCAGCCGCCACGGATAAGCAGCCAGCTTGGTGGCCAGGCAAATCCGGTCCCGGTTGGGACCGCGATAGGCTTGCCAAAATTGGCCCAGCAGCCGCTCGCTGCGGCCGTTGCGCCGCCCAATGCCGTAGGAATCGCCAGAGTCAAATAGCGTCGCGCCGCCGCGGACGCAGGTCTCAAAAGCCGCCTGCAATTGCGGATCCAGGCGCTCGTCGTAGTTCCAGACCAAGCGGTTGCCCCAAGCCCAGGTGCCGCAGCCCATGGCCGGTAGCGGCAGGATGCCATTAGAGGTAACCTGGCTGCTCATGCTGCCGCACGCTCGCGCCTCGCCACGCCCGTAAGGGGTAGGGTTGCTTCGGGTGGCATTGACATTGCCTGAATCGCAGCGCCCCATTGACCCCAATCGGATTCTGCCAACTCCCGGTTGCGGCCTGCCAGCAACTATCAAAGGGAATGCAAACCGGCACCCAATAAGGCGCGAGTTGCTTGCCTCGAACATTACTAGGGCTCGAATGACAGGCGCGCGATCGCGGGGTCGTGGTCGCTGCTAGCGCCCCGAAAGCCAGCGTTGAGGTGGACGATGTCGGCCTGCGCAGCTTGCGCCAGCGCATCGCTGACCAAGATGTGATCCAGGGTCTGGGCGTT
Above is a window of Cyanobacteria bacterium QS_8_64_29 DNA encoding:
- a CDS encoding aldo/keto reductase; amino-acid sequence: MSSQVTSNGILPLPAMGCGTWAWGNRLVWNYDERLDPQLQAAFETCVRGGATLFDSGDSYGIGRRNGRSERLLGQFWQAYRGPNRDRICLATKLAAYPWRLTRRALLRAGGASAARLGHKLDLVQLHWSPAQYAPWQEGPLLRGLADCYQHGMAAAVGLSNYGPRGLQRAHRKLAECGAPVATLQIQYSLLSNGPMAAEVRELCGERGIRVIAYSPLALGLLTGKYREAGPLLVGLRRPLFRRLLPGIRPLLQALAAIAAERQASQAQVALNWCLCQGTIPIPGAKSAQQARENLGALGWSLSAGEIAELERAAQRCERRMVQNAFQTR